A single genomic interval of Canis lupus dingo isolate Sandy chromosome 6, ASM325472v2, whole genome shotgun sequence harbors:
- the SETD1A gene encoding histone-lysine N-methyltransferase SETD1A isoform X1, whose protein sequence is MDQEGGGDGQKAPSFQWRNYKLIVDPALDPALRRPSQKVYRYDGVHFSVNDSKYIPVEDLQDPRCHVRSKNRDFSLPVPKFKLDEFYIGQIPLKEVTFARLNDNVRETFLKDMCRKYGEVEEVEILLHPRTRKHLGLARVLFTSTRGAKETVKNLHLTSVMGNIIHAQLDIKGQQRMKYYELIVNGSYTPQTVPTGGKALSEKFQGSGAATETTESRRRSSSDTAAYPAGTTGVGTPGNGTPCSQDTSFSSSRQDTPSSFGQFTPQSSQGTPYTSRGSTPYSQDSAYSSSTTSTSFKPRRSENSYQDSFSRRHFSASSAPTTTSAAVSATTAATASSSSSSSSSSSSSSLSSSSSSSSSSSSSHFRGTDSNYPAYYESWNRYQRHASYPPRRATREEPPGASFAENTAERFPPSYTSYLPPEPSRPADQDYRPPASEAPPPEPPEPGGGGGGGGPSPEREEARTSPRPASPARSGSPAPETTNESVPFAQHSSLDSRIEMLLKEQRSKFSFLASDTEEEEESSTTGPSSRDTGSEAPPGSGHGPCTPPPAPANFEDVAPTGSGEPGAPRESPKANGQNQASPCSSGEDMEISDDDRGGSPPPAPTPPQQPPPPPPPPPPPPPYLASLPLAYPPHQPAYLLPPRPDGPPPPEYPPPPPPPPHIYDFVNSLELMDRLGAQWGGMPMSFQMQTQMLTRLHQLRQGKGLTAASAGPPGGAFGEAFLPFPPPQEAAYGLPYALYTQGQEGRGAYSREAYHLPLPVAAEPLPSSSVSGEEARLPPREEAELAEGKALPSAGTVGRVLATLVQEMKSIMQRDLNRKMVENVAFGAFDQWWESKEEKAKPFQNAAKQQAKEEDKEKTKLKEPGLLSLVDWAKSGGTTGIEAFAFGSGLRGALRLPSFKVKRKEPSEISEASEEKRPRPSTPAEEDEDDPERDKEAGEPGRPGTKPPKRDEERSKTQGKHRKSFALDSEGEEASQESSSEKEEEEEEEDEEDEEREEAMDAAKKETEASDGEDGESDSSSKCSLYADSDGENDSTSDSESSSSSSSSSSSSSSSSSSSASSSSESSSEEEEEEEPPATVPSASPPPRDVPAPPPAPAEEPEPERVAGSPAMPLPEQEKSPARPAGSTEEPPPSVPQPPPEPPAGPLAPVPRPDERPSSPIPLLPPPKKRRKTVSFSALEEVPAPEPPPATPPQIKSPGPVSRKVPRTVERTIRNLPLDHASLVKSWPEEVSRGGRSRAGGRGRSTEEEEADPGTEVDLAVLADLALTPARRGLTALPPGDDSEATETSDEADRPGPLLSHILLEHNYALAVKPPPSTPAPRPLEPVPAPAALFSSPADEVLEAPEVVVAEAEEPKQQQQQQQQQEEGEEEEEEEEESESSESSSSSSSDGEGAVRRRSLRSHTRRRRPPPPPPPPPPPSFEPRSEFEQMTILYDIWNSGLDLEDMGYLRLTYERLLQQTSGADWLNDTHWVHHTITNLSTPKRKRRPQDGPREHQTGSARSEGYYPISKKEKDRYLDVCPVSARQLEGADTQGTNRVLSERRSEQRRLLSAIGTSAIMDSDLLKLNQLKFRKKKLRFGRSRIHEWGLFAMEPIAADEMVIEYVGQNIRQMVADMREKRYVQEGIGSSYLFRVDHDTIIDATKCGNLARFINHCCTPNCYAKVITIESQKKIVIYSKQPIGVDEEITYDYKFPLEDNKIPCLCGTESCRGSLN, encoded by the exons ATGGATCAGGAAGGTGGGGGAGATGGGCAGAAAGCCCCGAGCTTCCAGTGGCGGAACTACAAGCTCATCGTGGATCCTGCCTTGGACCCTGCCTTGCGCAGGCCTTCTCAAAAGGTGTACCGCTACGATGGAGTCCACTTCAGTGTCAAC GACTCAAAGTATATACCAGTGGAAGACCTCCAAGACCCCCGTTGCCATGTCAGGTCCAAAAACAGAGACTTTTCCCTCCCAGTCCCTAAGTTTAAG CTGGATGAGTTCTATATCGGACAGATCCCACTGAAGGAGGTGACCTTCGCAAGGCTGAATGACAACGTGCGGGAGACATTCCTGAAGGACATGTGCCGGAAGTACGGTGAGGTGGAAGAGGTAGAGATCCTTCTTCACCCCCGCACTCGCAAGCACCTGGGCCTGGCCCGCGTGCTTTTCACCAGCACTCGGGGAGCCAAGGAAACGGTCAAAAACCTCCACCTTACCTCCGTCATGGGCAACATCATCCATGCCCAGCTGGACATCAAAG GACAACAGCGAATGAAGTACTATGAACTGATAGTCAATGGCTCCTACACCCCTCAGACGGTACCCACCGGGGGCAAGGCCCTGAGTGAGAAGTTCCAGGGctctggtgcagccactgagaCG ACTGAATCCCGCCGCCGCTCCTCCTCTGACACAGCTGCCTACCCGGCAGGCACCACAGGCGTGGGCACTCCTGGAAATGGCACCCCTTGCTCCCAGGACACGAGCTTCTCCAGCAGCCGACAAGACACCCCATCTTCCTTTGGCCAATTCACCCCTCAGTCCTCCCAAGGAACCCCTTACACATCTCGGGGCAGCACCCCCTACTCTCAGGACTCTGCCTACTCCAGCAG CACCACTTCGACTTCCTTCAAGCCCCGGCGCTCAGAGAACAGCTACCAAGATTCCTTCTCCCGCCgccatttctctgcatcctcagccCCCACGACCACCTCCGCAGCTGTCTCAGCCACTACTGCAGCCACTGCCTcgtcctcatcctcctcctcctcctcctcctcctcctcctcgttgTCCTCATCCTCCTCGTCGTCCTCTTCATCTTCATCCTCTCATTTTCGTGGTACTGACTCAAACTACCCGGCGTATTATGAAAGCTGGAATCGCTACCAGCGCCATGCTTCCTACCCTCCCCGTCGGGCCACACGGGAAGAGCCCCCTGGGGCATCTTTTGCTGAAAACACAGCTGAGCGCTTCCCACCTTCCTACACTTCCTACCTGCCCCCGGAGCCCAGCCGGCCTGCTGACCAGGACTACCGGCCACCTGCCTCAGAAGCACCACCCCCGGAGCCCCCAGAacctggtggaggtgggggtgggggggggcccaGCCCTGAGAGAGAAGAAGCTCGGACCTCCCCCCGCCCAGCTTCACCTGCCCGCTCCGGCTCCCCGGCCCCAGAGACCACCAACGAGAGCGTGCCCTTCGCTCAACATAGCAGCCTGGATTCCCGCATCGAGATGTTGCTGAAGGAGCAGCGCTCCAAGTTCTCTTTCCTGGCGTctgacacagaggaagaggaagagagcagcACCACAGGCCCTAGTTCTAGAGACACAGGGAGCGAGGCACCTCCTGGGTCTGGTCACGGGCCCTGCacaccccctccagcccctgctaATTTTGAGGATGTGGCACCCACAGGAAGTGGGGAACCAGGGGCTCCCCGGGAGTCTCCCAAGGCCAACGGACAGAACCAG GCTTCTCCATGCTCTTCTGGAGAGGACATGGAGATCTCCGATGACGACAGGGGCGGCTCACCCCCTCCGGCCCCGACACCCCCCCAGCagcctccaccccctcctcctccaccccctcctcctcctccatacCTGGCTTCCCTGCCCCTTGCTTATCCTCCCCACCAGCCCGCCTACCTCCTCCCACCGCGCCCTGATGGGCCGCCTCCCCCCGAGTACCCCCCACCTCCTCCGCCACCCCCCCACATTTATGACTTTGTGAACTCCCTAGAGCTCATGGATCGACTTGGGGCTCAGTGGGGGGGGATGCCCATGTCCTTCCAGATGCAAACCCAGATGTTAACTCGACTGCACCAGCTGCGGCAGGGCAAGGGATTGACTGCTGCCTCAGCTGGCCCCCCTGGTGGCGCCTTTGGGGAGGCGTTCCTCCCATTCCCACCCCCCCAGGAGGCAGCCTATGGCCTACCCTATGCTTTGTACACACAAGGGCAAGAAGGCCGGGGGGCATACTCCCGGGAAGCCTACCACCTGCCTTTGCCTGTAGCAGCtgagcccctgccctcctcctccgtGTCGGGAGAAGAGGCCCGGCTGCCTCccagggaggaagcagagctggCAGAGGGCAAGGCCTTACCATCAGCAGGCACCGTGGGGCGTGTGCTGGCCACCCTCGTCCAAGAGATGAAGAGCATCATGCAGCGAGACCTCAACCGCAAGATGGTGGAGAATGTGGCCTTTGGAGCCTTTGATCAGTGGTGGGAGAGCAAAGAAGAGAAGGCCAAG CCATTCCAGAACGCAGCCAAACAGCAAGCCAAGGAGGAGGATAAAGAGAAGACAAAACTCAAAGAGCCGGGCCTGCTGTCCCTCGTAGACTGGGCCAAGAGTGGGGGTACCACAGGCATCGAGGCCTTCGCCTTTGGGTCAGGGCTGCGAGGGGCCCTGCGGCTGCCTTCTTTCAAG GTAAAGCGAAAAGAGCCTTCGGAAATTTCAGAGGCCAGTGAGGAAAAGAGGCCCCGTCCTTCCACTCCAGCTGAGGAAGATGAAGATG ACCCTGAGCGAGACAAGGAGGCTGGAGAGCCCGGGCGTCCGGGGACCAAGCCCCCAAAGCGAGACGAAGAGCGAAGCAAGACCCAGGGCAAGCACCGCAAGTCCTTTGCTCTGGACAGTGAGGGGGAGGAGGCTTCCCAGGAGTCCTCCTCCGAGAAG gaggaggaggaggaggaggaagatgaagaagatgaagaacgTGAGGAGGCCATGGACGCTGCAAAGAAGGAGACGGAGGCGTCTGATG GCGAGGACGGGGAAAGCGATTCGTCCTCCAAATGTTCTCTGTATGCTGACTCAGATGGTGAAAATGATAGCACGTCGGACTCCGAGAGCAGCAGCTCCTCCagttcctcatcttcctcctcatcGTCCTCATCATCCTCATCAGCCTCATCATCATCTGAGTCCTCCtcggaagaggaagaggaagaggagccgCCAGCAACTGTACCCTCAGCATCACCTCCCCCCAGAGATGTCCCTGCGCCCCCACCAGCGCCTGCGGAAGAGCCTGAGCCAGAGCGGGTTGCAGGCTCCCCAGCTATGCCTCTCCCTGAACAGGAGAAGTCTCCAGCAAGACCTGCAG gttCCACTGAGGAACCACCTCCCAGTGTGCCCCAGCCTCCCCCTGAGCCGCCAGCGGGACCCCTGGCCCCCGTTCCCCGCCCTGATGAGCGCCCCTCCTCTCCtatccccctcctgcccccacccaagAAACGCCGGAAAACGGTCTCCTTCTCTGCCTTGGAGGAGGTGCCAGCGCCAGAGCCTCCCCCAGCCACCCCGCCACAGATCAAGTCTCCTGGCCCTGTGTCCCGCAAAGTCCCCCGGACTGTGGAGCGGACCATTCGAAACCTGCCCCTGGACCATGCATCTCTGGTCAAGAGTTGGCCTGAGGAGGTGTCCCGAGGAGGTCGGAGCCGGGCTGGAGGCCGAGGCCGTTCTACTGAGGAGGAGGAAGCTGACCCAGGGACCGAAGTGGACCTGGCGGTGCTGGCCGACCTGGCCCTGACCCCAGCCCGTCGTGGGCTGACTGCCCTGCCACCAGGTGACGACTCGGAGGCCACAGAGACATCGGATGAGGCCGACCgcccaggccccctgctcagccaCATCCTCCTGGAACACAACTATGCCTTGGCTGTCAAGCCGCCGCCCTCCACTCCGGCCCCTCGGCCTCTGGAGCCAGTTCCTGCCCCTGCGGCCCTCTTCAGCTCTCCAGCAGATGAGGTCCTGGAGGCCCCCGAGGTGGTGGTGGCTGAGGCGGAGGAgccaaagcagcagcagcaacagcagcagcagcaagaggaaggagaggaggaggaggaggaagaggaggagtccGAGTCTTCCGagagtagcagcagcagcagtagtgaCGGGGAGGGCGCTGTCCGGCGGCGCAGCCTCCGCTCCCACACCCGGCGCAGGcggccacccccgccccctccaccccctccacccccttccttcGAACCCCGCAGTGAGTTTGAACAGATGACCATCTTGTATGACATTTGGAACTCGGGCCTGGACTTGGAGGACATGGGCTATCTGCGGCTCACGTACGAGCGGCTGCTGCAGCAGACAAGCGGGGCTGACTGGCTGAATGACACCCACTGGGTCCATCACACCA TCACCAACCTGAGCACTCCAAAACGCAAACGGCGGCCCCAGGATGGGCCCCGTGAGCACCAGACAGGCTCAGCCCGCAGTGAAGGCTATTACCCAATcagcaagaaggaaaaagacaggTACCTGGATGTGTGCCCTGTTTCGGCCCGGCAGCTGGAAGGAGCAGACACTCAG GGGACTAACCGTGTGCTCTCGGAGCGCCGGTCTGAGCAGCGGCGGTTGCTGAGTGCCATCGGCACCTCCGCCATCATGGACAGTGATCTGCTAAAGCTAAACCAGCTCAAG TTCCGGAAGAAGAAACTCCGCTTTGGTCGCAGCCGGATCCACGAGTGGGGTCTGTTTGCCATGGAGCCCATTGCAGCTGACGAGATGGTCATCGAATACGTGGGTCAGAACATCCGCCAG ATGGTGGCTGACATGCGGGAGAAGCGCTACGTGCAGGAGGGTATTGGCAGCAGCTACCTGTTCCGGGTAGACCATGACACCATCATCGACGCTACCAAGTGCGGCAACCTGGCGCGGTTCATCAACCACTGCTGCACG CCCAACTGCTATGCCAAGGTGATCACCATCGAGTCCCAGAAGAAGATCGTGATTTACTCCAAGCAGCCGATTGGTGTGGACGAGGAGATCACGTACGACTACAAGTTCCCTCTGGAGGACAACAAGATCCCGTGTCTGTGCGGCACCGAGAGCTGCCGGGGCTCCCTCAACTGA
- the SETD1A gene encoding histone-lysine N-methyltransferase SETD1A isoform X2: MDQEGGGDGQKAPSFQWRNYKLIVDPALDPALRRPSQKVYRYDGVHFSVNDSKYIPVEDLQDPRCHVRSKNRDFSLPVPKFKLDEFYIGQIPLKEVTFARLNDNVRETFLKDMCRKYGEVEEVEILLHPRTRKHLGLARVLFTSTRGAKETVKNLHLTSVMGNIIHAQLDIKGQQRMKYYELIVNGSYTPQTVPTGGKALSEKFQGSGAATETTESRRRSSSDTAAYPAGTTGVGTPGNGTPCSQDTSFSSSRQDTPSSFGQFTPQSSQGTPYTSRGSTPYSQDSAYSSSTTSTSFKPRRSENSYQDSFSRRHFSASSAPTTTSAAVSATTAATASSSSSSSSSSSSSSLSSSSSSSSSSSSSHFRGTDSNYPAYYESWNRYQRHASYPPRRATREEPPGASFAENTAERFPPSYTSYLPPEPSRPADQDYRPPASEAPPPEPPEPGGGGGGGGPSPEREEARTSPRPASPARSGSPAPETTNESVPFAQHSSLDSRIEMLLKEQRSKFSFLASDTEEEEESSTTGPSSRDTGSEAPPGSGHGPCTPPPAPANFEDVAPTGSGEPGAPRESPKANGQNQASPCSSGEDMEISDDDRGGSPPPAPTPPQQPPPPPPPPPPPPPYLASLPLAYPPHQPAYLLPPRPDGPPPPEYPPPPPPPPHIYDFVNSLELMDRLGAQWGGMPMSFQMQTQMLTRLHQLRQGKGLTAASAGPPGGAFGEAFLPFPPPQEAAYGLPYALYTQGQEGRGAYSREAYHLPLPVAAEPLPSSSVSGEEARLPPREEAELAEGKALPSAGTVGRVLATLVQEMKSIMQRDLNRKMVENVAFGAFDQWWESKEEKAKPFQNAAKQQAKEEDKEKTKLKEPGLLSLVDWAKSGGTTGIEAFAFGSGLRGALRLPSFKVKRKEPSEISEASEEKRPRPSTPAEEDEDDPERDKEAGEPGRPGTKPPKRDEERSKTQGKHRKSFALDSEGEEASQESSSEKEEEEEEEDEEDEEREEAMDAAKKETEASDDGENDSTSDSESSSSSSSSSSSSSSSSSSSASSSSESSSEEEEEEEPPATVPSASPPPRDVPAPPPAPAEEPEPERVAGSPAMPLPEQEKSPARPAGSTEEPPPSVPQPPPEPPAGPLAPVPRPDERPSSPIPLLPPPKKRRKTVSFSALEEVPAPEPPPATPPQIKSPGPVSRKVPRTVERTIRNLPLDHASLVKSWPEEVSRGGRSRAGGRGRSTEEEEADPGTEVDLAVLADLALTPARRGLTALPPGDDSEATETSDEADRPGPLLSHILLEHNYALAVKPPPSTPAPRPLEPVPAPAALFSSPADEVLEAPEVVVAEAEEPKQQQQQQQQQEEGEEEEEEEEESESSESSSSSSSDGEGAVRRRSLRSHTRRRRPPPPPPPPPPPSFEPRSEFEQMTILYDIWNSGLDLEDMGYLRLTYERLLQQTSGADWLNDTHWVHHTITNLSTPKRKRRPQDGPREHQTGSARSEGYYPISKKEKDRYLDVCPVSARQLEGADTQGTNRVLSERRSEQRRLLSAIGTSAIMDSDLLKLNQLKFRKKKLRFGRSRIHEWGLFAMEPIAADEMVIEYVGQNIRQMVADMREKRYVQEGIGSSYLFRVDHDTIIDATKCGNLARFINHCCTPNCYAKVITIESQKKIVIYSKQPIGVDEEITYDYKFPLEDNKIPCLCGTESCRGSLN; encoded by the exons ATGGATCAGGAAGGTGGGGGAGATGGGCAGAAAGCCCCGAGCTTCCAGTGGCGGAACTACAAGCTCATCGTGGATCCTGCCTTGGACCCTGCCTTGCGCAGGCCTTCTCAAAAGGTGTACCGCTACGATGGAGTCCACTTCAGTGTCAAC GACTCAAAGTATATACCAGTGGAAGACCTCCAAGACCCCCGTTGCCATGTCAGGTCCAAAAACAGAGACTTTTCCCTCCCAGTCCCTAAGTTTAAG CTGGATGAGTTCTATATCGGACAGATCCCACTGAAGGAGGTGACCTTCGCAAGGCTGAATGACAACGTGCGGGAGACATTCCTGAAGGACATGTGCCGGAAGTACGGTGAGGTGGAAGAGGTAGAGATCCTTCTTCACCCCCGCACTCGCAAGCACCTGGGCCTGGCCCGCGTGCTTTTCACCAGCACTCGGGGAGCCAAGGAAACGGTCAAAAACCTCCACCTTACCTCCGTCATGGGCAACATCATCCATGCCCAGCTGGACATCAAAG GACAACAGCGAATGAAGTACTATGAACTGATAGTCAATGGCTCCTACACCCCTCAGACGGTACCCACCGGGGGCAAGGCCCTGAGTGAGAAGTTCCAGGGctctggtgcagccactgagaCG ACTGAATCCCGCCGCCGCTCCTCCTCTGACACAGCTGCCTACCCGGCAGGCACCACAGGCGTGGGCACTCCTGGAAATGGCACCCCTTGCTCCCAGGACACGAGCTTCTCCAGCAGCCGACAAGACACCCCATCTTCCTTTGGCCAATTCACCCCTCAGTCCTCCCAAGGAACCCCTTACACATCTCGGGGCAGCACCCCCTACTCTCAGGACTCTGCCTACTCCAGCAG CACCACTTCGACTTCCTTCAAGCCCCGGCGCTCAGAGAACAGCTACCAAGATTCCTTCTCCCGCCgccatttctctgcatcctcagccCCCACGACCACCTCCGCAGCTGTCTCAGCCACTACTGCAGCCACTGCCTcgtcctcatcctcctcctcctcctcctcctcctcctcctcgttgTCCTCATCCTCCTCGTCGTCCTCTTCATCTTCATCCTCTCATTTTCGTGGTACTGACTCAAACTACCCGGCGTATTATGAAAGCTGGAATCGCTACCAGCGCCATGCTTCCTACCCTCCCCGTCGGGCCACACGGGAAGAGCCCCCTGGGGCATCTTTTGCTGAAAACACAGCTGAGCGCTTCCCACCTTCCTACACTTCCTACCTGCCCCCGGAGCCCAGCCGGCCTGCTGACCAGGACTACCGGCCACCTGCCTCAGAAGCACCACCCCCGGAGCCCCCAGAacctggtggaggtgggggtgggggggggcccaGCCCTGAGAGAGAAGAAGCTCGGACCTCCCCCCGCCCAGCTTCACCTGCCCGCTCCGGCTCCCCGGCCCCAGAGACCACCAACGAGAGCGTGCCCTTCGCTCAACATAGCAGCCTGGATTCCCGCATCGAGATGTTGCTGAAGGAGCAGCGCTCCAAGTTCTCTTTCCTGGCGTctgacacagaggaagaggaagagagcagcACCACAGGCCCTAGTTCTAGAGACACAGGGAGCGAGGCACCTCCTGGGTCTGGTCACGGGCCCTGCacaccccctccagcccctgctaATTTTGAGGATGTGGCACCCACAGGAAGTGGGGAACCAGGGGCTCCCCGGGAGTCTCCCAAGGCCAACGGACAGAACCAG GCTTCTCCATGCTCTTCTGGAGAGGACATGGAGATCTCCGATGACGACAGGGGCGGCTCACCCCCTCCGGCCCCGACACCCCCCCAGCagcctccaccccctcctcctccaccccctcctcctcctccatacCTGGCTTCCCTGCCCCTTGCTTATCCTCCCCACCAGCCCGCCTACCTCCTCCCACCGCGCCCTGATGGGCCGCCTCCCCCCGAGTACCCCCCACCTCCTCCGCCACCCCCCCACATTTATGACTTTGTGAACTCCCTAGAGCTCATGGATCGACTTGGGGCTCAGTGGGGGGGGATGCCCATGTCCTTCCAGATGCAAACCCAGATGTTAACTCGACTGCACCAGCTGCGGCAGGGCAAGGGATTGACTGCTGCCTCAGCTGGCCCCCCTGGTGGCGCCTTTGGGGAGGCGTTCCTCCCATTCCCACCCCCCCAGGAGGCAGCCTATGGCCTACCCTATGCTTTGTACACACAAGGGCAAGAAGGCCGGGGGGCATACTCCCGGGAAGCCTACCACCTGCCTTTGCCTGTAGCAGCtgagcccctgccctcctcctccgtGTCGGGAGAAGAGGCCCGGCTGCCTCccagggaggaagcagagctggCAGAGGGCAAGGCCTTACCATCAGCAGGCACCGTGGGGCGTGTGCTGGCCACCCTCGTCCAAGAGATGAAGAGCATCATGCAGCGAGACCTCAACCGCAAGATGGTGGAGAATGTGGCCTTTGGAGCCTTTGATCAGTGGTGGGAGAGCAAAGAAGAGAAGGCCAAG CCATTCCAGAACGCAGCCAAACAGCAAGCCAAGGAGGAGGATAAAGAGAAGACAAAACTCAAAGAGCCGGGCCTGCTGTCCCTCGTAGACTGGGCCAAGAGTGGGGGTACCACAGGCATCGAGGCCTTCGCCTTTGGGTCAGGGCTGCGAGGGGCCCTGCGGCTGCCTTCTTTCAAG GTAAAGCGAAAAGAGCCTTCGGAAATTTCAGAGGCCAGTGAGGAAAAGAGGCCCCGTCCTTCCACTCCAGCTGAGGAAGATGAAGATG ACCCTGAGCGAGACAAGGAGGCTGGAGAGCCCGGGCGTCCGGGGACCAAGCCCCCAAAGCGAGACGAAGAGCGAAGCAAGACCCAGGGCAAGCACCGCAAGTCCTTTGCTCTGGACAGTGAGGGGGAGGAGGCTTCCCAGGAGTCCTCCTCCGAGAAG gaggaggaggaggaggaggaagatgaagaagatgaagaacgTGAGGAGGCCATGGACGCTGCAAAGAAGGAGACGGAGGCGTCTGATG ATGGTGAAAATGATAGCACGTCGGACTCCGAGAGCAGCAGCTCCTCCagttcctcatcttcctcctcatcGTCCTCATCATCCTCATCAGCCTCATCATCATCTGAGTCCTCCtcggaagaggaagaggaagaggagccgCCAGCAACTGTACCCTCAGCATCACCTCCCCCCAGAGATGTCCCTGCGCCCCCACCAGCGCCTGCGGAAGAGCCTGAGCCAGAGCGGGTTGCAGGCTCCCCAGCTATGCCTCTCCCTGAACAGGAGAAGTCTCCAGCAAGACCTGCAG gttCCACTGAGGAACCACCTCCCAGTGTGCCCCAGCCTCCCCCTGAGCCGCCAGCGGGACCCCTGGCCCCCGTTCCCCGCCCTGATGAGCGCCCCTCCTCTCCtatccccctcctgcccccacccaagAAACGCCGGAAAACGGTCTCCTTCTCTGCCTTGGAGGAGGTGCCAGCGCCAGAGCCTCCCCCAGCCACCCCGCCACAGATCAAGTCTCCTGGCCCTGTGTCCCGCAAAGTCCCCCGGACTGTGGAGCGGACCATTCGAAACCTGCCCCTGGACCATGCATCTCTGGTCAAGAGTTGGCCTGAGGAGGTGTCCCGAGGAGGTCGGAGCCGGGCTGGAGGCCGAGGCCGTTCTACTGAGGAGGAGGAAGCTGACCCAGGGACCGAAGTGGACCTGGCGGTGCTGGCCGACCTGGCCCTGACCCCAGCCCGTCGTGGGCTGACTGCCCTGCCACCAGGTGACGACTCGGAGGCCACAGAGACATCGGATGAGGCCGACCgcccaggccccctgctcagccaCATCCTCCTGGAACACAACTATGCCTTGGCTGTCAAGCCGCCGCCCTCCACTCCGGCCCCTCGGCCTCTGGAGCCAGTTCCTGCCCCTGCGGCCCTCTTCAGCTCTCCAGCAGATGAGGTCCTGGAGGCCCCCGAGGTGGTGGTGGCTGAGGCGGAGGAgccaaagcagcagcagcaacagcagcagcagcaagaggaaggagaggaggaggaggaggaagaggaggagtccGAGTCTTCCGagagtagcagcagcagcagtagtgaCGGGGAGGGCGCTGTCCGGCGGCGCAGCCTCCGCTCCCACACCCGGCGCAGGcggccacccccgccccctccaccccctccacccccttccttcGAACCCCGCAGTGAGTTTGAACAGATGACCATCTTGTATGACATTTGGAACTCGGGCCTGGACTTGGAGGACATGGGCTATCTGCGGCTCACGTACGAGCGGCTGCTGCAGCAGACAAGCGGGGCTGACTGGCTGAATGACACCCACTGGGTCCATCACACCA TCACCAACCTGAGCACTCCAAAACGCAAACGGCGGCCCCAGGATGGGCCCCGTGAGCACCAGACAGGCTCAGCCCGCAGTGAAGGCTATTACCCAATcagcaagaaggaaaaagacaggTACCTGGATGTGTGCCCTGTTTCGGCCCGGCAGCTGGAAGGAGCAGACACTCAG GGGACTAACCGTGTGCTCTCGGAGCGCCGGTCTGAGCAGCGGCGGTTGCTGAGTGCCATCGGCACCTCCGCCATCATGGACAGTGATCTGCTAAAGCTAAACCAGCTCAAG TTCCGGAAGAAGAAACTCCGCTTTGGTCGCAGCCGGATCCACGAGTGGGGTCTGTTTGCCATGGAGCCCATTGCAGCTGACGAGATGGTCATCGAATACGTGGGTCAGAACATCCGCCAG ATGGTGGCTGACATGCGGGAGAAGCGCTACGTGCAGGAGGGTATTGGCAGCAGCTACCTGTTCCGGGTAGACCATGACACCATCATCGACGCTACCAAGTGCGGCAACCTGGCGCGGTTCATCAACCACTGCTGCACG CCCAACTGCTATGCCAAGGTGATCACCATCGAGTCCCAGAAGAAGATCGTGATTTACTCCAAGCAGCCGATTGGTGTGGACGAGGAGATCACGTACGACTACAAGTTCCCTCTGGAGGACAACAAGATCCCGTGTCTGTGCGGCACCGAGAGCTGCCGGGGCTCCCTCAACTGA